A window of the Equus przewalskii isolate Varuska chromosome 10, EquPr2, whole genome shotgun sequence genome harbors these coding sequences:
- the LHX1 gene encoding LIM/homeobox protein Lhx1 gives MVHCAGCKRPILDRFLLNVLDRAWHVKCVQCCECKCNLTEKCFSREGKLYCKNDFFRCFGTKCAGCAQGISPSDLVRRARSKVFHLNCFTCMMCNKQLSTGEELYIIDENKFVCKEDYLSNSSVAKENSLHSATTGSDPSLSPDSQDPSQDDAKDSESANVSDKEGGSNENDDQNLGAKRRGPRTTIKAKQLETLKAAFAATPKPTRHIREQLAQETGLNMRVIQVWFQNRRSKERRMKQLSALGARRHAFFRSPRRMRPLVDRLEPGELIPNGPFFYGDYQSEYYGPGGNYDFFPQGPPSSQAQTPVDLPFVPSSGPSGTPLGGLEHPLPGHHPSSEAQRFTDILAHPPGDSPSPEPSLPGPLHSMSAEVFGPSPPFSSLSVNGGASYGNHLSHPPEMNEAAVW, from the exons ATGGTGCACTGTGCCGGCTGCAAAAGGCCCATCCTGGACCGCTTCCTCTTGAACGTGCtggacagggcctggcacgtCAAGTGCGTCCAGTGCTGTGAATGTAAATGCAACCTGACCGAGAAGTGCTTCTCCCGGGAAGGCAAGCTCTACTGCAAGAACGACTTCTTCCG GTGTTTCGGTACCAAATGCGCGGGCTGCGCGCAGGGCATCTCCCCTAGCGACCTGGTGCGAAGAGCGCGGAGCAAAGTGTTTCACCTCAACTGCTTCACCTGCATGATGTGTAACAAGCAACTCTCCACTGGCGAGGAGCTCTACATCATAGACGAGAACAAGTTCGTCTGCAAAGAGGATTACCTAAGCAACAGCAGTGTCGCCAAAGAGAACAGCCTCCACTCGG ccaccACAGGCAGTGACCCCAGTTTGTCTCCGGACTCCCAAGACCCGTCGCAGGATGACGCCAAGGACTCGGAGAGCGCCAATGTGTCGGATAAGGAAGGGGGCAGCAACGAGAATGACGACCAGAACCTGGGCGCCAAGCGGCGAGGGCCGCGCACCACGATCAAAGCCAAGCAGCTGGAGACGCTGAAGGCCGCCTTCGCTGCTACGCCCAAACCCACGCGCCACATCCGCGAGCAGCTGGCTCAGGAGACCGGCCTCAACATGCGCGTCATCCAG GTCTGGTTCCAGAACCGTCGCTCCAAGGAACGGAGGATGAAGCAGCTAAGCGCTCTGGGCGCCCGGCGCCACGCCTTCTTCCGCAGTCCGCGCCGGATGCGGCCGCTGGTGGACCGCTTGGAGCCGGGCGAGCTCATCCCCAATGGGCCCTTCTTCTACGGAG ATTACCAGAGCGAGTACTACGGGCCCGGGGGCAACTACGACTTCTTCCCGCAAGGCCCCCCGTCCTCACAGGCTCAGACGCCAGTGGACCTGCCCTTCGTGCCATCATCAGGGCCGTCCGGGACGCCCCTGGGCGGCCTAGAGCACCCGCTGCCCGGCCACCACCCGTCGAGCGAGGCGCAGCGGTTCACCGACATCCTGGCGCATCCCCCAGGGGACTCGCCCAGTCCGGAGCCCAGCCTTCCCGGGCCTCTACACTCAATGTCGGCTGAGGTCTTCGGGCCCAGCCCGCCTTTCTCGTCGCTGTCGGTCAACGGCGGGGCGAGCTACGGGAACCACCTGTCTCACCCCCCAGAAATGAACGAGGCGGCCGTGTGGTAG